A single window of Candidatus Falkowbacteria bacterium DNA harbors:
- a CDS encoding VWA domain-containing protein: MANIIKRPTSGAGGLTKLGERRGLAKTRESKRFGSTGKTPGKGILEVAFAFDTTASMWGYFDRGKKAIARIVKEVSETNPKARFCYIAYKNHGDEERHFDGVRAFSATDFLSDPQDIQTEIEKVRPGGGGDGLSALECVLHHLAHDVEWTPGSIRMVVLIGDMPPHGVVDPVSNCRNEFNYKDEIDKLVELGVTVYSMFCFEEGALAYKKLYKTQGFYKEIAKETKGQYLEMCDSDLDDLVQILIGVCAHKTGDLEEYVKTQKKRNLLSASAESKLLLLGGGGEKK, translated from the coding sequence ATGGCAAATATTATTAAACGTCCAACTTCAGGAGCTGGTGGTTTAACCAAACTTGGCGAAAGACGAGGCTTGGCCAAAACCAGAGAATCAAAGCGATTTGGTTCTACTGGTAAAACGCCTGGAAAGGGAATTTTGGAGGTTGCTTTTGCCTTTGATACTACTGCTAGTATGTGGGGTTACTTTGACCGAGGAAAAAAGGCAATTGCTCGGATCGTGAAAGAAGTGAGTGAAACAAATCCTAAGGCTCGTTTCTGCTACATTGCTTACAAGAATCATGGCGATGAAGAAAGGCATTTTGATGGAGTTCGTGCTTTCTCGGCTACCGATTTTTTGAGCGATCCGCAAGATATTCAGACTGAAATAGAAAAAGTTCGGCCTGGTGGCGGTGGTGATGGTCTTTCTGCCCTGGAATGTGTTCTTCATCATTTAGCACATGATGTTGAGTGGACCCCTGGTTCAATCAGGATGGTAGTGTTGATTGGAGATATGCCTCCGCATGGCGTTGTTGACCCAGTTTCTAACTGTCGGAATGAATTCAATTACAAGGACGAGATCGATAAGCTTGTTGAGCTTGGAGTAACGGTTTATTCCATGTTCTGTTTTGAAGAAGGGGCCTTAGCGTACAAGAAACTCTACAAAACGCAAGGCTTTTACAAGGAAATTGCAAAAGAGACGAAGGGACAATACCTTGAAATGTGTGATTCTGATCTTGATGATTTGGTTCAGATTTTGATCGGAGTTTGCGCTCACAAGACTGGCGACTTGGAAGAATACGTAAAAACACAGAAAAAACGAAATCTGTTATCGGCTTCCGCGGAAAGTAAGCTTTTACTTTTAGGAGGCGGTGGTGAAAAAAAATAA